A single genomic interval of Roseomonas aeriglobus harbors:
- a CDS encoding RNB domain-containing ribonuclease codes for MTRALLDRDAALAEGLAAIRVEFSVPAGFPPEVRAAAETAARRPPDAHRDRTAIPFVTLDPATATDLDQAFAIEAAGGDLLLHYAIADIGWFVADGDAVDHEAWKRGETLYLPDGKAGLYPPVLAEGAASLLPDGPRPAIVLTTRIAPDGSGQIESVERALIRSRAKLAYDAVSPADLPPGFAEIARRIRAAEAARGATRVDPPDQEVTRGADGRLTLAFRPLLESERDNAALSLATNMAVADLLHAHATGLFRVMDAPDDGAVARLRREAAALGLGWPAAMSLADFERTLVARDAAQATMMLAIRRAGGGARYEAYRADVAPWHAAVAARYAHATAPLRRLADRYVLSAALAIANGRPVPAATTNAFARLPKVMAIADARAGRIDRAVVDLAEAVMLQGREGATFAAVATDVDDRGVRIQLCDLPILARVDATGIAPGDPLTVTLTAADPATRRIIFSI; via the coding sequence ATGACCCGCGCACTGCTCGACCGCGATGCCGCCCTGGCCGAAGGACTGGCCGCGATCCGAGTGGAGTTCAGCGTCCCGGCAGGCTTCCCGCCCGAGGTCCGTGCAGCGGCCGAGACGGCGGCGCGGCGCCCGCCCGACGCCCACCGCGATCGCACCGCCATCCCCTTCGTGACGCTGGATCCCGCAACCGCGACCGATCTCGACCAGGCCTTCGCGATCGAGGCGGCGGGCGGCGATCTGCTGCTCCATTATGCCATCGCCGACATCGGCTGGTTCGTGGCCGACGGCGACGCGGTCGACCACGAAGCGTGGAAGCGTGGCGAGACGCTCTACCTCCCCGATGGCAAGGCGGGGCTCTATCCGCCGGTGCTGGCGGAGGGCGCCGCCAGCCTGCTGCCCGACGGCCCGCGCCCGGCGATCGTGCTGACGACGCGGATCGCGCCCGATGGCAGCGGGCAGATCGAGAGTGTCGAGCGTGCGCTGATTCGTAGCCGCGCGAAGCTCGCCTATGACGCGGTGTCGCCTGCCGACCTGCCGCCGGGCTTTGCCGAGATTGCGCGTCGCATCCGCGCTGCCGAGGCCGCGCGCGGCGCGACGCGGGTCGATCCGCCCGATCAGGAAGTCACCCGCGGCGCCGATGGCCGGCTGACGCTCGCGTTTCGTCCGCTGCTCGAGAGCGAGCGCGACAATGCCGCGCTGTCGCTGGCGACCAACATGGCCGTCGCCGACCTGCTCCACGCCCACGCGACCGGGCTGTTCCGGGTGATGGACGCCCCCGACGACGGCGCGGTCGCCCGGCTGCGGCGCGAAGCGGCGGCGCTGGGGCTGGGTTGGCCCGCGGCGATGTCGCTGGCTGATTTCGAGCGAACGCTGGTCGCGCGCGATGCTGCGCAGGCGACGATGATGCTCGCCATCCGCCGCGCCGGGGGCGGCGCGCGCTACGAAGCCTATCGTGCCGACGTCGCGCCCTGGCACGCCGCGGTCGCCGCCCGCTACGCCCATGCCACCGCCCCGCTTAGGCGGCTTGCCGACCGCTATGTCCTGTCGGCAGCGCTGGCCATTGCCAACGGTCGGCCGGTTCCCGCGGCGACGACAAACGCCTTCGCCCGCCTGCCCAAGGTCATGGCCATCGCCGACGCCCGCGCCGGTCGCATCGACCGCGCCGTCGTCGACCTGGCCGAAGCGGTGATGCTCCAGGGCCGCGAGGGCGCAACCTTCGCCGCCGTCGCCACCGACGTCGATGACCGCGGCGTGCGCATCCAGCTCTGCGACCTGCCGATCCTCGCCCGCGTCGATGCGACCGGCATCGCACCCGGCGATCCGCTGACCGTCACCCTGACCGCCGCCGATCCGGCGACGCGGCGCATCATTTTTTCGATTTGA
- a CDS encoding methionine adenosyltransferase — protein MRSSYLFTSESVSEGHPDKVADQISDAIVDLFLSKDPEARIACETLTTTQLVVLAGEIRGKGIMDEAGNWAEGVREEVEKTVRDTVKRIGYEQDGFHWETLRFENNLHPQSAHIAQGVDASGNKDEGAGDQGIMFGYAADDTPELMPATLQYSHQILERMAADRHSKTAPFLEPDAKSQVTLRYEGSRPVACTAIVVSTQHAKGYDQGEQEAELHAYVKSVVADIIPAELLSDETVYHINPTGSFEIGGPDGDAGLTGRKIIVDTYGGAAPHGGGAFSGKDPTKVDRSAAYITRYLAKNIVAAGLAQRCTIQLAYAIGVSKPLSLYVDTHGTGTVADDAIEAAIGRIEKLGNLTPRGIRTHLGLNKPIYSKTAAYGHFGRKAEGDLFPWERTDLVDDLKAALA, from the coding sequence ATGCGTTCCAGCTATCTCTTCACGTCCGAATCGGTTTCGGAAGGCCATCCCGATAAGGTCGCCGACCAGATTTCCGACGCCATCGTCGACCTGTTCCTGTCCAAGGACCCCGAAGCCCGCATCGCCTGCGAGACGCTGACCACGACCCAGCTGGTCGTGCTGGCCGGCGAAATCCGCGGCAAGGGCATCATGGACGAAGCCGGCAATTGGGCCGAAGGCGTGCGCGAAGAGGTCGAAAAGACCGTCCGCGATACGGTAAAGCGCATCGGTTACGAGCAGGACGGCTTCCACTGGGAGACGCTGCGGTTCGAGAACAACCTGCACCCGCAGTCGGCGCACATCGCGCAGGGCGTGGACGCCAGCGGCAACAAGGACGAAGGCGCGGGCGATCAGGGCATCATGTTCGGCTATGCCGCCGACGACACGCCCGAACTGATGCCGGCGACGCTGCAATACAGCCACCAGATCCTCGAGCGCATGGCGGCCGACCGCCATTCGAAGACGGCCCCGTTCCTGGAGCCCGACGCCAAGAGCCAGGTGACGCTGCGCTACGAAGGCAGCCGCCCGGTCGCCTGCACCGCAATCGTCGTGTCGACCCAGCATGCCAAGGGCTATGACCAGGGCGAGCAGGAAGCCGAGCTCCACGCGTACGTGAAGTCGGTCGTCGCCGACATCATCCCGGCCGAGCTGCTGTCGGACGAAACCGTCTATCACATCAACCCGACCGGCAGCTTCGAAATCGGCGGGCCCGACGGCGACGCCGGGCTGACCGGCCGCAAGATCATCGTCGACACCTACGGCGGTGCCGCACCCCACGGCGGCGGTGCCTTCTCGGGCAAGGACCCGACGAAGGTCGACCGGTCGGCGGCGTACATCACCCGCTATCTCGCCAAGAACATCGTCGCCGCCGGGCTTGCCCAGCGCTGCACGATCCAGCTGGCCTATGCGATCGGCGTGTCGAAGCCGCTGTCGCTGTATGTCGACACCCACGGTACCGGCACGGTCGCCGACGACGCGATCGAAGCCGCGATCGGCAGAATCGAAAAGCTCGGCAACCTGACCCCGCGCGGCATCCGCACGCACCTGGGTCTCAACAAGCCGATCTATTCGAAGACCGCGGCTTATGGCCACTTCGGCCGCAAGGCGGAGGGCGATCTGTTCCCGTGGGAGCGGACCGACCTGGTCGACGATCTGAAGGCGGCGCTGGCGTAA
- the lnt gene encoding apolipoprotein N-acyltransferase — protein MRFLIPILLGAIAATGFAPLELVPLTVVAIALWLRVVHDAPTLKRAMLSGWLFGVGHFTVNNNWIQHAFDYQDKMPPVLGYGAAVGLALYLAVYPMITAGLLWRLASPRSRGDTGTPPGVAFALVAGAAWIAGEWLRSTLFTGYAWDPLAVAWVPVQPVAWVTTLIGTYALSGLTVTAAALLLMVPRKPLALVLASLVVLLPVPLAALSYRDAPTPQPPTAPRLRVVQPNIDQQIHISRDDWRDASARLSALSGKPGPAPRLVLWPEGIVQPYLEDGYPYEWYLKFGSPWVARRGIARLLGPNDRALVGGTALFFDANGEITEAGNSVFAVTPTARLAGRYDKAHLVPYGEYLPMRPLLEPLGAARLVAGDIDFADGPGPRSIDVGVFGPIGLQVCYEIIFSGEVVDPAKRPRLIFNPSNDSWFGSWGSPQFLAQARMRAIEEGLPVVRSTPNGISAVIGADGAVIGTVPRFVAGAIDVAVPPAHAPTLFSRIGNWAALAVALLLLAAARVLRRR, from the coding sequence ATGCGTTTCCTGATCCCGATCCTGCTCGGAGCCATTGCCGCCACCGGGTTCGCGCCGCTCGAGCTGGTGCCGCTCACCGTCGTCGCCATCGCGCTCTGGCTACGCGTCGTCCATGATGCGCCGACGCTGAAGCGCGCGATGCTGAGCGGGTGGCTGTTCGGCGTCGGCCATTTCACGGTCAACAACAACTGGATCCAGCACGCGTTCGATTACCAGGACAAGATGCCGCCGGTGCTGGGCTATGGCGCCGCGGTCGGCCTTGCGCTCTACCTCGCGGTCTATCCGATGATCACCGCAGGGCTGTTGTGGCGGCTGGCGTCGCCGCGCAGCCGGGGTGATACCGGCACGCCGCCGGGCGTCGCCTTTGCACTCGTCGCGGGCGCGGCGTGGATTGCCGGCGAGTGGCTTCGCTCGACCCTGTTCACCGGCTATGCCTGGGATCCGCTGGCGGTCGCCTGGGTCCCGGTCCAGCCGGTCGCCTGGGTAACGACGCTGATCGGCACCTATGCGCTGTCGGGGCTGACCGTCACCGCCGCTGCGCTGCTGCTGATGGTGCCGCGCAAGCCTTTGGCGCTGGTCCTCGCGAGCCTGGTCGTCCTCCTGCCCGTGCCGCTCGCCGCGCTCAGCTACCGCGATGCCCCCACGCCGCAGCCGCCGACCGCACCGCGGCTGCGCGTCGTCCAACCGAACATCGACCAGCAGATCCACATCTCCCGCGACGACTGGCGCGACGCCTCGGCGCGGCTGTCCGCGCTGTCGGGCAAGCCCGGCCCCGCGCCGCGACTGGTGCTGTGGCCCGAAGGGATCGTCCAGCCCTATCTGGAGGACGGCTATCCGTACGAATGGTATCTGAAGTTCGGATCGCCCTGGGTCGCGCGGCGCGGGATCGCGCGGCTGCTGGGGCCGAACGACCGCGCGCTGGTCGGCGGCACCGCGCTGTTCTTCGACGCGAACGGCGAGATTACCGAGGCGGGCAATTCGGTGTTCGCCGTGACGCCGACCGCGCGCCTCGCCGGACGATACGACAAGGCGCACCTCGTCCCCTATGGCGAGTATTTGCCGATGCGCCCGTTGCTCGAGCCGCTCGGCGCTGCCCGGCTGGTGGCAGGAGACATAGACTTCGCCGACGGACCGGGACCGCGGTCGATCGACGTGGGTGTGTTCGGCCCGATCGGGCTGCAGGTCTGTTACGAGATCATCTTTTCCGGCGAAGTGGTCGATCCGGCGAAGCGCCCGCGATTGATCTTCAACCCATCCAATGATTCCTGGTTTGGTAGCTGGGGGTCGCCGCAGTTCCTGGCTCAAGCCCGTATGCGGGCGATTGAGGAGGGCCTGCCCGTCGTGCGGTCGACGCCCAACGGCATCTCTGCGGTGATCGGCGCGGATGGCGCGGTCATCGGCACCGTGCCCCGGTTCGTGGCAGGGGCGATCGACGTGGCCGTCCCGCCCGCCCATGCACCCACGCTCTTCTCGCGCATCGGCAACTGGGCCGCGCTGGCGGTCGCGCTTCTGCTGCTGGCCGCGGCGCGCGTCCTGCGCCGCCGTTGA